The proteins below come from a single Podarcis muralis chromosome 8, rPodMur119.hap1.1, whole genome shotgun sequence genomic window:
- the PPP1R42 gene encoding protein phosphatase 1 regulatory subunit 42 isoform X1 translates to MVRLTLELIGKSLNQKNRRDESLAHYLRKTTHLKLSNKNIDIIDDLSLCKNLNVLYLYDNQIRQIHNLDFATNLRHLYLQNNCITRIENLASLIKLEKLYLGGNYITVVEGLETLEELRELHVESQQLPLGEKVLFDPRSLHSLAKSLTVLNISNNNIDEVSDLAILENISHLIAVDNQIHHVKDLEFVLGVWTNLRKLELNGNPVCQKPKYKDRVIQQSKSLESLDGKEIKEMERQFLMNWKASRDARKKNRTESMMNEHAPYLHFDNNDKEHPHFPIYYFPMTKEKPNFAILSEMHRPPHSKESHRTVHEEDRVTEKISHLSLKNPQNVQKNLSEPHLLRQMPL, encoded by the exons ATGGTTCGACTAACATTGGAGCTAATTGGTAAAAGCCTCAATCAGAAGAATCGCAGAGATGAGTCCTTGGCCCATTACTTGAGGAAAACGACTCATCTCAAGTtatcaaataaaaatatagataTAATT GATGACCTGTCTTTGTGTAAAAACCTTAATGTCCTTTATTTGTATGATAACCAAATTAGACAAATACATAATTTGGATTTTGCTACAAACCTAAGACACCTATACCTGCAGAACAATTGTATTACACGAATTGAAAATCTAGCATCATTAATAAAACTTGAAAAATT GTATCTGGGCGGCAATTACATCACTGTAGTAGAAGGCTTAGAGACTTTAGAAGAACTAAGAGAATTACATGTTGAAAGCCAGCAGCTTCCCCTAGGAGAAAAGGTTTTGTTTGACCCAAGAAGTCTTCATTCACTAGCG AAGTCTTTAACAGTTTTGAATATCAGCAATAATAATATTGATGAAGTGAGTGATTTAGCAATTCTGGAAAATATCTCCCACCTTATAGCTGTTGACAACCAAATTCACCATGTGAAG GACTTGGAGTTTGTGCTGGGTGTATGGACCAACCTGCGCAAATTAGAGCTGAAtggaaatcctgtttgccagaaACCAAAATATAAGGACAGAGTTATACAGCAATCAAAATCCCTTG AGTCCCTcgatggaaaagaaataaaagaaatggaaagGCAATTCCTGATGAATTGGAAAGCATCCAGAGATGCCAGGAAGAAAAACAGGACAGAAAGCATGATGAATGAACATGCACCATATTTACATTTTG ATAATAATGACAAAGAACACCCACATTTTCCTATTTACTATTTCCCAATGACCAAAGAAAAACCAAATTTTGCAATTTTGTCTGAGATGCATAGACCTCCTCATAGTAAAGAATCCCATCGAACCGTCCATGAAGAAGACAGAGTTACTGAGAAAATCAG CCATTTATCCCTGAAGAATCCTCAAAATGTACAGAAAAACCTGTCTGAACCTCACCTCCTAAGACAAATGCCTCTTTAA
- the PPP1R42 gene encoding protein phosphatase 1 regulatory subunit 42 isoform X2 yields the protein MVRLTLELIGKSLNQKNRRDESLAHYLRKTTHLKLSNKNIDIIDDLSLCKNLNVLYLYDNQIRQIHNLDFATNLRHLYLQNNCITRIENLASLIKLEKLYLGGNYITVVEGLETLEELRELHVESQQLPLGEKVLFDPRSLHSLAKSLTVLNISNNNIDEVSDLAILENISHLIAVDNQIHHVKDLEFVLGVWTNLRKLELNGNPVCQKPKYKDRVIQQSKSLESLDGKEIKEMERQFLMNWKASRDARKKNRTESMMNEHAPYLHFVPEEAMQALNQCLSEGSVGLDVDQ from the exons ATGGTTCGACTAACATTGGAGCTAATTGGTAAAAGCCTCAATCAGAAGAATCGCAGAGATGAGTCCTTGGCCCATTACTTGAGGAAAACGACTCATCTCAAGTtatcaaataaaaatatagataTAATT GATGACCTGTCTTTGTGTAAAAACCTTAATGTCCTTTATTTGTATGATAACCAAATTAGACAAATACATAATTTGGATTTTGCTACAAACCTAAGACACCTATACCTGCAGAACAATTGTATTACACGAATTGAAAATCTAGCATCATTAATAAAACTTGAAAAATT GTATCTGGGCGGCAATTACATCACTGTAGTAGAAGGCTTAGAGACTTTAGAAGAACTAAGAGAATTACATGTTGAAAGCCAGCAGCTTCCCCTAGGAGAAAAGGTTTTGTTTGACCCAAGAAGTCTTCATTCACTAGCG AAGTCTTTAACAGTTTTGAATATCAGCAATAATAATATTGATGAAGTGAGTGATTTAGCAATTCTGGAAAATATCTCCCACCTTATAGCTGTTGACAACCAAATTCACCATGTGAAG GACTTGGAGTTTGTGCTGGGTGTATGGACCAACCTGCGCAAATTAGAGCTGAAtggaaatcctgtttgccagaaACCAAAATATAAGGACAGAGTTATACAGCAATCAAAATCCCTTG AGTCCCTcgatggaaaagaaataaaagaaatggaaagGCAATTCCTGATGAATTGGAAAGCATCCAGAGATGCCAGGAAGAAAAACAGGACAGAAAGCATGATGAATGAACATGCACCATATTTACATTTTG TACCAGAAGAGGCAATGCAGGCCCTGAACCAGTGTCTGTCTGAAGGCAGTGTTGGGCTGGATGTGGATCAGTAA